Below is a genomic region from Spirochaetota bacterium.
TGCATTGTAATATAGAATACATTGGCGGGACATTTTCTGTTGAGACTGGCCGGGGCGATGACGGATATGGGGGCAGTGTTGATCTGTCGAACTATCCTTGTATATTTATAAGCTGGTATGGGGCTGCAGCTTTCTGCAACTATTTGAGCGAGATGGAGGGTTTAACGCCCTGCTATGATTTGAGTGATTGGAGCTGTAATTTCAGCAATAATGGCTACAGGCTTCCTACAGAGGCGGAGTGGGAGTATACGGCCAGGTATATTGATGGTATTAGCTGGCTTCCAGGTAATCATGCAAGCGGTGATGAATCAGGTTATTGTACTCCGATTGATGGAAATGAATCAACGGTATTTGGAGATTATGCGTGGTATTGGGATAATTCAGGGACAACGCCGCATAGTGATGTATATAATAGTCGAGGAACACATGAGGTTGGCACAGCGGCAGAGAATCATCTGGGCCTTTATGACATGAGTGGGAATGTATTGGAGTGGTGTAATGATTGGTATATGAACTATACTAGTAGTTCGAAGATAAACCCAACAGGACCAGTACACGGCGATTACCGTGTGATACGTGGCGGGAATTGGAATTGTGATGAATATTATCTACGCGTTTCAGAACGTGGGGATGGTCACTTTGCTTCTCCGCACTCTATGAGGTCCATTAGAGGTTTACGCATAGCGAAGGTTGATTAGTTTGATTAGTTTGAGAAGGATCTTTTTAGCTCCTCCTGTGCAGCTAATCCACATTTATTCATCTGAGGAAGCTATAGTGTTTCAACTATAATTTAGATATGTAGTGAATTTATTCGGGATTTGGTAATTAGCGCTTTTAGATTGCTGAATTATACATTCAGGCAAGTGGGCATATATTATTAACCATTAAGGTTGAGAGATAGTAATCAGTTACATTCTTTTTTAATAAATTTACACCAATTTCTCATTGTGAAACATTATTTTAGCAAGCCCGAAATAAATGATATAAAAATTCAATAAACTTACAGGATGGATAAAATTGAGGGATGTATTAGTATTTCTATTGAACCTTCATCAAAAAAACAATCGCAATATACTATCTTCAGAAAACTAGTTTTTATTTATCAAATACAGTAAAGATAACTATAGCAGCTCTTTGGTGTGATAATCATATTAAAGGTTTGTCAAATATAGTTAATGGATGTCCTGATGCTGAATTTGTTTGCTCTGTAACATTAAGATCAAATGAATTTAACCTCTTATAATGGCTGCTGGGAAACTTAATGGTTGAGAATTTTGGTATAGAAGAATTCTATAGTATTATTGAAATATTAGAAAAAAACATAAGCAACCAAAATTTGCGATAGATACCGGACAGGTTAATTCAATATTATTGTCTTAAAATACTAATAATAATTATCAATTGAAATACGAAATATACTCTTTGTCACCCTCTGACAAGTCAGCATATCTATCCCTAACCTTACAAAGCCAGAACCCAAATGAACAGAATTAGACTGGATTACTGGATTCTATATCAGGTTTATCCTGTAATCCTGCAACCTCAAATATGCCAAGCGCATTAACATAATAAAAAGGTTGACCAATATAGCATTAAATAAATATCATTAAAATGAATGTTTTGAGGTTATTCAATAATAGGGAACATGTTTTTCCTCCAGACCTTTGATGCGCTTCCCTACATTTTATACGTTTTTGGCATGTTAATATAAGGTTTCTACTAATGAATAAGGGAGAAGTTTTGCATAAAAAAGATTACATTGAGACTCAAAGGGAGTTAGAATCGATCTATAATAAAACCAGGGATTTCGCTGAGTCAATAAACCTGGATGGGTTGAAGGGGGAGTTGGAGGAACTCAGAAAAAAGACATTGAAGGATGATTTCTGGAAGGATAGGGAGAGGTTTACAGAGGTTAATTTGCAGATTAGCAGAATTGAGAAGAGGGTCGATTATTGGGATAGGCTCATTAAGGATATAACCGAGGAAAGGGATTTGATGGAGATGGCCTTGGCTGAATCCGATGAGGAGATCCTAAGCGAAATATGCGATAAGATAGGCATCTTTAAAAATAGATTTGATGAACTGGAAACATTAGAGCTTTTTTCAGGGGAAGATGATCAGAAGAATGTATTTCTCACTATTCATCCAGGCGCTGGAGGCACTGAATCTCAGGATTGGGCTATTATGCTCTATAGAATGTATTTACGATGGGCTGAGAACCGGAATCATAACATTGATATTATTGATTATACACCGGGTGAGGATGCTGGGATAAAGGAAGCTACTATTCGAATTATTGGCGACTATGCCTATGGGATGCTGAAGAGCGAGAGAGGTATACATAGGTTAGTAAGAATCTCTCCATTTGATGCAAATAGGAGGCGGCATACATCCTTTGCCTCTGTAGAGGTGATTCCAGAGGTATTTGATGATGTGGACATAGAGATTGATGAATCAGAGCTTCGAATAGATACCTATAGGGCATCCGGGGCAGGGGGGCAACATGTCAACACAACAGATTCGGCTGTAAGAATTACCCATTTGCCTACCGGAATAGTTGTTCAATGTCAGAATGAGAGATCCCAGCATAAAAACAGGGCCTTTGCAATGAAAATTTTGAAATCCAAGATCTATGAACTCAAAAAGAAGAGACTCGATGAAGAGAGAATGGAGAGGATAGGGGAGAAAAAGGATATATCCTGGGGGAATCAGATAAGATCCTACATTTTTCAACCCTATACCCTTGTAAAAGACCATAGGACGAGTGAAGAGACCGGCAATGTGGAGTCTGTATTGGATGGAGAGATCGATAGATTTATTTATGCCTATCTTCGGGATCAAAAAAAGAATTGATATTAATAACATGTGTTATAATTTGTAACAAATTAGGGCGTTATCCCATTTGTGACGCTTTTAGAATAAGTGAAAATGTTAACCTTTATTGGGGGTAAATTAATGAATAATTTTCAAGGCACGGATGACTATGTTATTTCTCCTGAACTCCAGGATAGCGTAAATGTTGCCATATCCCTTGGGCGGCCGCTTCTTGTTAAGGGAGAGCCAGGAACCGGCAAAACCCTGCTCTCTCATTCAATAGCAAAGGGGCTCAGCAAGAGACTGGTTGTATGGAATGTGAAATCAACTACTAAGGCCAAAGAGGGGCTATATGTCTATGATACTGTTCAGAGACTGAATGACTCTAGGTTTAGGGATAAGGATATATCGGATATTAAACAATACATCAGTTTGGGGAAATTGGGAGAGGCCTTTGCCACTGAGGAGCAGGTGGTGCTGCTTATAGATGAGATCGACAAGGCTGAAATTGAATTTCCCAATGACCTCCTAAACGAGCTAGATGAGATGAGCTTCTATATCCCCGAGACTCAGGAAACCATCACCGCTATGACCAGGCCAATAGTGCTCATTACATCAAATAGTGAGAAGGAACTACCAGACCCATTCCTCAGGAGATGTGTATTCCATTATATCGAATTTCCGAAAGAGGATCTTATGGAAGAGATTGTAAGGGTGCATTTCCCTGATATTCAGAAGAAACTCTTAAAGGAGTGTTTAAAGAGATTTTACTGGGTTAGACAGTTCGATATGTTAAGGAAAAAACCATCAACGAGCGAGTTGATTGACTGGATTCAGGCTTTGATAATCGGAGGAATCTCAACAACCAGGATTGAAAAGGATCTGCCATTTCTTGGAACCCTTTTAAAGAAACAGGAGGATATTGAAATAATCTCAAGGGTTGGAGAATCCTCTCACTATGCATATAATACAAGCATTAGGACGAGAAATGTTTATTAATTTCTTTTTTTCGCTAAAGGCATATGGTATCCCCATCTCAATTCATGAGTGGATAACCCTTCATCATGCCCTTTCTGAGAATCTCAACAATTGTAATCTCACCAAATTTTATTACATTGCGAGATCCATACTTGTCAAGAATGAGATATATTATGATAAATATGATCTTGCCTTTCTCGATACCTTTGGTGGTATAGAGACAACCGATGAGATGCTTGAAAAGATTATTGATGGATTGCGTAAGGTTAAGGAGTTGCATCTCTCGGAAGAGGAGAAGAGACAGATTGAGGAACTGGATCTGGAACAGGTTCTGAAGAATTTTGAGGAGCAGCTAAAGCAGGGACACTATAAGGATCATGTTGGCGGGGACAAGGCCATTGGAACCGGCGGAAGATCGACCCAGGGCGCCTGGGGATATAATCCTGCCGGGATTCGGATCGGGCAGGGCGTATCAAGGCACAAGAGGGCGATACAGATAGCAGAGAAGAGGACTTTTAGAAATTATTCCAGTAATATCACCCTTGATGTGAGACAGATGAGGGTGGCCCTCTCTCATCTGCGATCGCTTCTTCCGATTGGGCCTGAAGAGAGGCTTAACCTCGATGAAACCATTGATGCCACCTCGAAGAATGCAGGGGAGTTGGAGTTTGTATGGGAAAGGCATGAGAAAAGATCAGCAAAGGTGATCCTTATGATGGATGTTGGGGGTTCAATGACTCCATATTCTACTATGGTGGAGAGACTATTCTCAGCCGCATCATCTCAGATCAGCTCTTTTAAACATTTCTATTTTCACAATTGCATCTATCAGGATCTATGGACCGATATTGAGAGGAATGAATCCATATCCACTTCTGACTTCCTGAAGAGCGAGGATCCCAATTATAAGCTCATTATTGTTGGGGATGCTGAGATGGCCCCCTCTGAACTTACTCATGCAAATGGAGCGATTGATTATTGGTATCATAACGACACACCTGGCATAATCTGGCTGAGCCGTTTAAGGGAGAAGTTTAAGGATGCCATTTGGCTCAATCCAATATCCAAGAGGTCATGGGAATACATCAGAAGCCTCTGGCTCATCAAGGATATATTTCCTATGTATCAGCTTACATTGGATGGACTCATTGACGGGGTATCCCTGCTGATGCAGGGGAAGAGCAGGCTTTTAGTTTAGTCCTTATCAAGAATTTTCTTCATCTCAAGCTTTGCCAGAGCCCTTTCCTTGTATTCGCCAGCCATCTTATCGCTTGGTTTTATCTTCAATACCTTATCCCATTCTGAAATTGCCTTTTGATACATCTCTCTATCGTAGTAGGATATTCCATTATTATAGTACTCTTTGAGATTTTTGCTTAGTTTCTTCTTTATTCTGTTTAAATAGATTTCGGCATCTAAATATCCTGACTCCTTCTCTTCGATCTCCTGGAAGAGGTCAAAGGAGATAAAATAATCCTTATTATAGAAGCCCCTCTCCGCCCTT
It encodes:
- the prfB gene encoding peptide chain release factor 2, which translates into the protein MYNKTRDFAESINLDGLKGELEELRKKTLKDDFWKDRERFTEVNLQISRIEKRVDYWDRLIKDITEERDLMEMALAESDEEILSEICDKIGIFKNRFDELETLELFSGEDDQKNVFLTIHPGAGGTESQDWAIMLYRMYLRWAENRNHNIDIIDYTPGEDAGIKEATIRIIGDYAYGMLKSERGIHRLVRISPFDANRRRHTSFASVEVIPEVFDDVDIEIDESELRIDTYRASGAGGQHVNTTDSAVRITHLPTGIVVQCQNERSQHKNRAFAMKILKSKIYELKKKRLDEERMERIGEKKDISWGNQIRSYIFQPYTLVKDHRTSEETGNVESVLDGEIDRFIYAYLRDQKKN
- a CDS encoding VWA domain-containing protein produces the protein MHIIQALGREMFINFFFSLKAYGIPISIHEWITLHHALSENLNNCNLTKFYYIARSILVKNEIYYDKYDLAFLDTFGGIETTDEMLEKIIDGLRKVKELHLSEEEKRQIEELDLEQVLKNFEEQLKQGHYKDHVGGDKAIGTGGRSTQGAWGYNPAGIRIGQGVSRHKRAIQIAEKRTFRNYSSNITLDVRQMRVALSHLRSLLPIGPEERLNLDETIDATSKNAGELEFVWERHEKRSAKVILMMDVGGSMTPYSTMVERLFSAASSQISSFKHFYFHNCIYQDLWTDIERNESISTSDFLKSEDPNYKLIIVGDAEMAPSELTHANGAIDYWYHNDTPGIIWLSRLREKFKDAIWLNPISKRSWEYIRSLWLIKDIFPMYQLTLDGLIDGVSLLMQGKSRLLV
- a CDS encoding MoxR family ATPase; amino-acid sequence: MNNFQGTDDYVISPELQDSVNVAISLGRPLLVKGEPGTGKTLLSHSIAKGLSKRLVVWNVKSTTKAKEGLYVYDTVQRLNDSRFRDKDISDIKQYISLGKLGEAFATEEQVVLLIDEIDKAEIEFPNDLLNELDEMSFYIPETQETITAMTRPIVLITSNSEKELPDPFLRRCVFHYIEFPKEDLMEEIVRVHFPDIQKKLLKECLKRFYWVRQFDMLRKKPSTSELIDWIQALIIGGISTTRIEKDLPFLGTLLKKQEDIEIISRVGESSHYAYNTSIRTRNVY